The proteins below come from a single Harpia harpyja isolate bHarHar1 chromosome 2, bHarHar1 primary haplotype, whole genome shotgun sequence genomic window:
- the SPINK2 gene encoding serine protease inhibitor Kazal-type 2, whose amino-acid sequence MAVPVLVLVLLPALLTGLFSRPGAVASVPPACYKYGVPGCPRDYNPVCGTDGKTYSNECVLCLSNSENKKYVQIFKMGRC is encoded by the exons ATGGCGGTTccggtgctggtgctggtgctgctgcccgCCCTCCTCACCG GGCTCTTCTCGCGTCCCGGCGCCGTCGCCAGCGTCCCG CCTGCCTGCTACAAGTATGGTGTGCCTGGATGTCCAAGGGACTACAATCCAGTTTGTGGGACCGATGGAAAGACCTACTCAAACGAGTGTGTGCTCTGCCTTTCAAACAG tgaaaataaaaagtatgtcCAAATTTTCAAGATGGGAAGATGCTGA
- the LOC128139063 gene encoding inositol 1,4,5-trisphosphate receptor-interacting protein-like 1, with amino-acid sequence MAVAIALILAVLAVQHRLKCDHEIDVATSKRMQQCEEYLHQEMIGLLREIERSRSLAVSTPLPVQGLPDTCKELPGAGHHEQLPARHSSIHVVLEGRCSREQLLGDILCFLHHPDDKLWRDQSLYLLCTLCTCSYLGLEKITRWVQHLVRSAWLLLPQSHHCQLMVLPSSWSCRFQLTSTSKMNIFTEMIFAVQQGSSGTYLNLE; translated from the exons ATGGCTGTGGCAATTGCCCTCAtcctggctgtgctggctgtCCAGCATAGGCTGAAGTGTGATCATGAGATAGATGTGGCCACATCCAAGCGGATGCAGCAGTGTGAGGAGTATCTGCATCAGGAAATGATTGGGCTGCTGCGGGAGATCGAGCGGAGCAG GTCTTTGGCTGTGTCCACCCCATTGCCAGTGCAGGGCCTGCCTGACACGTGCAAGGAGCTG CCTGGAGCTGGACACCACGAGCAGCTGCCAGCAAGGCACTCCAGCATCCATGTGGTGCTGGAGGGCAGGTGCTCgagggagcagctgctgggggatATTTTGTGCTTTCTCCACCATCCCGACGACAAGCTATGGAGGGATCAGAGCTTGTACCTCCTATGCACCCTCTGCACATGCTCCTACTTAGGCTTGGAGAAAATCACCCGCTGGGTGCAACATTTGGTGAGATCAGCCTGGCTGCTTTTGCCTCAGTCACACCACTGCCAGCTAATGGTGCTGCCCTCCTCCTGGTCCTGCAGGTTCCAGCTGACAAGCACCTCCAAGATGAACATCTTCACTGAGATGATTTTTGCAGTGCAGCAAGGCAGCTCAGGCACCTACCTGAACCTTGAGTAG